In a single window of the Etheostoma spectabile isolate EspeVRDwgs_2016 chromosome 3, UIUC_Espe_1.0, whole genome shotgun sequence genome:
- the ssh2a gene encoding protein phosphatase Slingshot homolog 2 isoform X5, translating to MYSEIRLNVGQTKKRLQCEWTRNVLQGDLQKHLQTMFTVLRPEDTIRLAVRLESAFPQVTRYMVVVSTNGRQDTEESIVLGMDFVSSDSCCSVGLVLPLWSDTLIHLDGDGGFSVSTVNRVHIFKPVSVQAMWSALQSLHKACEVARCHNYYPGSLFLTWVSYYQSRVASNQFCVNEWNAMQDVESHRANSPVLFTDLPTERERTERLIKMRLREIMMQKDLENVTCKEIRTELEMQMVCNLREFKEFIDNEMIVILGQMDSPTEIFEHVYLGSEWNASNLEELQNSGVHYILNVTREIDNFFPGMFEYHNIRVYDEEATNLLEYWNETYKFITKAKKAGAKCLVHCKMGVSRSASTVIAYAMKEYGWDLDTAFDYVKERRAVTKPNPSFMKQLEEYQGILLASKQRHNKLWRSHSDSDLSDRPEWMCKPQSHSLDRSNSHNNNTSSPSLHHFLGAAVLQALGAEPEDSAKSNATHTSDSHTDSNGVCDSPGQEEVRSDCGYPPLLPLPRPRAEGLDNSSSVAVTVPVALPHPPPSLHIVPPTPELQRAFRCPPTHLSISVPKHKPVELSLNLPEQSSSEEISPLPLGSTDSDTTDQSLSDSASDKHSPLSPANITTLPLDILLAASDDNNNPSELQIGNSLDDRTEADGSSIHSADSIDFFSAREKFLGLAQDGRSRTLSEQAQQKTNLSLEENGETEDKGEEEQGNGTNQVSPQSEDSVEKASPDRPHHPYHDNGVSVRHIVTEIEAISHPASCLPTPSSSSSSPSSSSSLLPSSYSPQLIRPEHLMEAETSEVTHGSLTPPSQPQSPSMLPCDWPAGSVRRATKQLEQKLRQEMGKAASQRSPVHSPSAEHPPVRLFLCPLSTEHPPLHFPQDCTEESITQGEITAGSAMSKDREKHKESQTELNSSDTDHLPDPSCSPKSNISQSSGAILINMPTSIDSHMLTSSLASTSPLEDLSLDSSAQSQRQSQLHNQSQQHLTPPQGCYNQITLDGVTVQESDTDVRLESCPQGERGGCDPGCDAESRLAHGSQELERIQQTLRELQAFLHEGVCLETTDSEDYELGQPQGLRDSVMDTEPGSCKGGSSEQTPPGLEVGQRLRERQEGKSFLEPIVWHRAMELEARIRQAGLTPPSFMKRSASLAKLDCLELSANDLSDLDLRPHTRTTSSHSQDSFSLSTSHPDDTWKKQKVLAQNSLSRGARDLDESLSSPSLCFSSAPHQFPKEDTGERDEPESSGSGTSATTRQQGRGHSSRRSHKGSAEKKQRAVTVLYNTM from the exons ATGTATTCAGAGATCAGGTTGAATGTAggccaaactaaaaaaagacttcagtgTGAATGGACTAGAAATGTTCTACAGG GTGACCTCCAGAAACATCTTCAGACCATGTTCACTGTGCTGCGGCCGGAGGATACCATCCGACTG GCTGTGCGTCTGGAGAGCGCCTTCCCTCAGGTAACCCGCTACATGGTGGTGGTCTCCACCAATGGTAGACAGGACACGGAGGAGAGCATCGTGCTAGGCATGGACTTTGTCTCCTCTGATAG CTGCTGTTCCGTGGGTCTGGTTCTACCTCTGTGGAGTGACACTTTGATCCACTTGGATGGAGATGG TGGTTTCAGTGTGTCAACGGTGAACAGGGTTCATATTTTCAAGCCAGTTTCTGTACAGGCCATGTG GTCAGCCCTGCAGTCGCTCCACAAAGCCTGCGAGGTAGCCCGCTGTCATAACTACTACCCGGGCAGCCTGTTCCTGACCTGGGTCAGCTACTACCAGAGCAGGGTCGCCTCTAACCAGTTCTGCGTCAATGAGTGGAACGCCATGCAAGACGTCGAGTCGCACCGTGCCAATTCACCCGTTCTCTTCACAGACCT GCCCACGGAGAGGGAACGCACAGAAAGGCTGATTAAGATGCGCCTCAGAGAGATCATGAtgcagaaagacctggagaacGTCACCTGTAAGGAG ATCCGAACAGAGCTGGAGATGCAGATGGTGTGTAACCTGAGGGAGTTCAAGGAGTTCATAGACAATGAGATGATAGTCATCCTGGGACAGATGGACAGTCCCACTGAAATCTTTGAACATGTCTATCTG GGCTCTGAGTGGAATGCCTCTAACCTGGAGGAGCTGCAGAACAGCGG AGTGCACTACATCCTGAACGTGACCAGGGAGATAGACAACTTCTTCCCGGGGATGTTTGAGTACCACAACATCCGAGTGTACGACGAAGAGGCCACCAACTTGCTGGAGTACTGGAACGAGACCTACAAGTTCATCACCAAAGCCAA GAAAGCTGGTGCTAAGTGTCTGGTTCACTGTAAAATGGGTGTGAGTCGTTCCGCCTCCACAGTGATCGCCTATGCCATGAAGGAGTATGGCTGGGACTTGGACACTGCCTTTGACTACGTAAAAGAGAGACGGGCGGTCACCAAACCAAACCCTTCCTTTATGAAACAGCTGGAGGAGTATCAGGGAATTCTGCTAGCCAG CAAACAAAGGCATAATAAGCTATGGCGCTCACACTCTGACAGTGACCTGTCAGATCGCCCGGAGTGGATGTGTAAACCTCAGTCTCACTCTCTGGACCGCTCCAActctcacaacaacaacacttccTCCCCCTCCTTACATCACTTCCTAGGTGCGGCCGTGCTGCAAGCACTTGGTGCTGAACCCGAAGACTCTGCCAAATCAAACGCCACACACACCTCTGACTCCCACACAGACTCGAACGGTGTGTGTGACTCACCAGGTCAGGAGGAGGTCAGATCAGATTGTGGATACCCTCCCCTGCTTCCCCTCCCCAGACCCCGAGCAGAAGGACTGGATAATTCATCGAGTGTGGCTGTCACTGTGCCTGTTGCTCTACCCCACCCTCCACCATCACTCCACATCGTACCCCCCACTCCTGAACTGCAGCGTGCTTTCCGGTGTCCTCCCACACATCTGTCCATTTCAGTGCCCAAACACAAACCAGTGGAACTGTCCCTCAATTTGCCTGAGCAAAGCAGCTCAGAAGAaatctctcctctccctttggGATCCACCGACTCCGACACAACAGATCAATCATTATCTGATTCAGCGAGTGACAAACACAGCCCCCTCAGCCCTGCTAACATCACTACCCTCCCCCTGGATATTCTCCTTGCTGCCAGTGATGACAACAATAACCCCAGTGAGTTACAGATAGGCAACTCCTTGGACGACCGCACCGAGGCCGATGGGTCGTCCATCCACAGCGCAGACAGCATCGACTTCTTCAGTGCCAGGGAAAAGTTTCTGGGCCTTGCCCAAGATGGCAGGTCCCGGACACTTTCTGAGCAGGCACAACAGAAGACAAATCTGTCCCTCGAGGAAAATGGAGAAACTGAAGATAAGGGTGAAGAGGAGCAAGGAAATGGGACAAATCAG GTGTCTCCACAGTCTGAAGACAGCGTCGAGAAAGCCAGCCCTGACCGACCTCATCACCCTTATCATGACAATGGAGTATCAGTCCGCCATATCGTTACAGAGATTGAAGCCATAAGCCACCCTGCCTCCTGCCTCCctactccctcctcctcctcttcctccccctcttcctcttcctcactcCTTCCATCCTCCTACAGTCCTCAGCTAATCCGACCAGAACATCTGATGGAGGCAGAGACTTCAGAAGTCACGCACGGCTCTCTAACTCCACCTTCCCAGCCACAGTCTCCCTCCATGCTGCCGTGCGATTGGCCGGCAGGCTCGGTACGGCGAGCCACAAAGCAGCTGGAGCAGAAGCTGAGGCAGGAAATGGGGAAGGCTGCATCTCAGCGATCTCCGGTGCACTCCCCCAGTGCTGAACACCCTCCTGTCAGACTGTTCCTGTGTCCCCTGAGCACTGAACATCCTCCCCTTCACTTCCCTCAGGACTGCACAGAAGAAAGTATCACTCAGGGAGAGATCACGGCCGGATCTGCTATGTCCAAAGATAGAGAAAAGCATAAAGAGTCACAAACAGAGCTCAACTCCTCAGACACGGACCACCTCCCTGACCCTTCATGCTCCCCCAAATCAAATATCAGCCAATCCTCTGGTGCTATTCTTATCAATATGCCAACATCCATAGATAGCCATATGCTGACATCATCACTGGCCTCTACTAGTCCGTTAGAAGACTTATCTCTAGATTCCTCAGCCCAGTCCCAAAGACAGAGCCAGCTCCACAACCAAAGCCAGCAACATCTGACCCCGCCTCAGGGCTGTTATAACCAAATAACTCTGGATGGGGTTACAGTGCAGGAGTCAGACACAGATGTGAGGCTGGAATCCTGTCCCCAGGGCGAGCGAGGGGGCTGTGATCCCGGCTGTGACGCCGAGAGCAGGCTGGCTCATGGCAGCCAGGAACTGGAGAGGATTCAGCAAACACTAAGAGAGCTGCAGGCTTTCCTCCATGAGGGTGTCTGCCTGGAGACGACAGACAGCGAAGATTACGAACTGGGGCAGCCTCAGGGCCTGAGAGACTCAGTTATGGACACAGAGCCAGGATCTTGTAAAGGGGGAAGTTCTGAACAAACCCCTCCAGGCCTGGAAGTAGGGCAGAGGCTCCGAGAGAGACAAGAGGGGAAGAGTTTTCTGGAGCCGATAGTGTGGCACAGAGCCATGGAGCTTGAGGCTCGTATCCGCCAGGCGGGCCTCACCCCTCCTTCTTTCATGAAGAGGTCGGCCTCCTTAGCTAAACTGGACTGTCTGGAGCTCTCAGCCAATGACCTCAGCGACTTAGATTTGAGGCCACACACCAGGACGACATCATCACACTCCCAGGACTCTTTCTCTTTGTCGACATCTCATCCCGACGACACCTGGAAAAAGCAGAAGGTGTTGGCTCAAAACAGTCTGTCCCGTGGCGCCAGGGATCTCGACGAGTCATTGTCATCACCGTCCCTCTGCTTCTCCTCTGCCCCTCATCAATTCCCAAAAGAGGACACGGGCGAGAGGGACGAGCCAGAAAGCAGCGGGAGCGGCACATCCGCTACAACACGTCAGCAGGGGAGGGGACACTCATCTAGACGGTCTCACAAAGGCTCTGCTGAGAAAAAGCAGCGAGCCGTCACTGTGCTATACAATACCATGTAA
- the ssh2a gene encoding protein phosphatase Slingshot homolog 2 isoform X1 → MTLGAVSGSDSSSAVSFCSCCGAKMVPYYSDDAVESENQINQLISESFLTVKGAALFLPWGNSPTPNSAPRISQRRNKHTGDLQKHLQTMFTVLRPEDTIRLAVRLESAFPQVTRYMVVVSTNGRQDTEESIVLGMDFVSSDSCCSVGLVLPLWSDTLIHLDGDGGFSVSTVNRVHIFKPVSVQAMWSALQSLHKACEVARCHNYYPGSLFLTWVSYYQSRVASNQFCVNEWNAMQDVESHRANSPVLFTDLPTERERTERLIKMRLREIMMQKDLENVTCKEIRTELEMQMVCNLREFKEFIDNEMIVILGQMDSPTEIFEHVYLGSEWNASNLEELQNSGVHYILNVTREIDNFFPGMFEYHNIRVYDEEATNLLEYWNETYKFITKAKKAGAKCLVHCKMGVSRSASTVIAYAMKEYGWDLDTAFDYVKERRAVTKPNPSFMKQLEEYQGILLASKQRHNKLWRSHSDSDLSDRPEWMCKPQSHSLDRSNSHNNNTSSPSLHHFLGAAVLQALGAEPEDSAKSNATHTSDSHTDSNGVCDSPGQEEVRSDCGYPPLLPLPRPRAEGLDNSSSVAVTVPVALPHPPPSLHIVPPTPELQRAFRCPPTHLSISVPKHKPVELSLNLPEQSSSEEISPLPLGSTDSDTTDQSLSDSASDKHSPLSPANITTLPLDILLAASDDNNNPSELQIGNSLDDRTEADGSSIHSADSIDFFSAREKFLGLAQDGRSRTLSEQAQQKTNLSLEENGETEDKGEEEQGNGTNQVSPQSEDSVEKASPDRPHHPYHDNGVSVRHIVTEIEAISHPASCLPTPSSSSSSPSSSSSLLPSSYSPQLIRPEHLMEAETSEVTHGSLTPPSQPQSPSMLPCDWPAGSVRRATKQLEQKLRQEMGKAASQRSPVHSPSAEHPPVRLFLCPLSTEHPPLHFPQDCTEESITQGEITAGSAMSKDREKHKESQTELNSSDTDHLPDPSCSPKSNISQSSGAILINMPTSIDSHMLTSSLASTSPLEDLSLDSSAQSQRQSQLHNQSQQHLTPPQGCYNQITLDGVTVQESDTDVRLESCPQGERGGCDPGCDAESRLAHGSQELERIQQTLRELQAFLHEGVCLETTDSEDYELGQPQGLRDSVMDTEPGSCKGGSSEQTPPGLEVGQRLRERQEGKSFLEPIVWHRAMELEARIRQAGLTPPSFMKRSASLAKLDCLELSANDLSDLDLRPHTRTTSSHSQDSFSLSTSHPDDTWKKQKVLAQNSLSRGARDLDESLSSPSLCFSSAPHQFPKEDTGERDEPESSGSGTSATTRQQGRGHSSRRSHKGSAEKKQRAVTVLYNTM, encoded by the exons ATGACCCTCGGCGCGGTGTCCGGATCCGACAGCTCGTCGGCGGTCAGCTTCTGCTCCTGCTGCGGGGCCAAGATGGTGCCCTACTACAGCGATGACGCGGTGGAGTCAGAAAATCAGATCAACCAGCT TATCAGTGAGAGTTTCCTCACCGTAAAAGGTGCAGCCCTGTTCCTTCCCTGGGGAAATAGTCCTACACCTAACTCTGCACCTCGCATCAGCCAGCGCAGGAACAAGCACACAG GTGACCTCCAGAAACATCTTCAGACCATGTTCACTGTGCTGCGGCCGGAGGATACCATCCGACTG GCTGTGCGTCTGGAGAGCGCCTTCCCTCAGGTAACCCGCTACATGGTGGTGGTCTCCACCAATGGTAGACAGGACACGGAGGAGAGCATCGTGCTAGGCATGGACTTTGTCTCCTCTGATAG CTGCTGTTCCGTGGGTCTGGTTCTACCTCTGTGGAGTGACACTTTGATCCACTTGGATGGAGATGG TGGTTTCAGTGTGTCAACGGTGAACAGGGTTCATATTTTCAAGCCAGTTTCTGTACAGGCCATGTG GTCAGCCCTGCAGTCGCTCCACAAAGCCTGCGAGGTAGCCCGCTGTCATAACTACTACCCGGGCAGCCTGTTCCTGACCTGGGTCAGCTACTACCAGAGCAGGGTCGCCTCTAACCAGTTCTGCGTCAATGAGTGGAACGCCATGCAAGACGTCGAGTCGCACCGTGCCAATTCACCCGTTCTCTTCACAGACCT GCCCACGGAGAGGGAACGCACAGAAAGGCTGATTAAGATGCGCCTCAGAGAGATCATGAtgcagaaagacctggagaacGTCACCTGTAAGGAG ATCCGAACAGAGCTGGAGATGCAGATGGTGTGTAACCTGAGGGAGTTCAAGGAGTTCATAGACAATGAGATGATAGTCATCCTGGGACAGATGGACAGTCCCACTGAAATCTTTGAACATGTCTATCTG GGCTCTGAGTGGAATGCCTCTAACCTGGAGGAGCTGCAGAACAGCGG AGTGCACTACATCCTGAACGTGACCAGGGAGATAGACAACTTCTTCCCGGGGATGTTTGAGTACCACAACATCCGAGTGTACGACGAAGAGGCCACCAACTTGCTGGAGTACTGGAACGAGACCTACAAGTTCATCACCAAAGCCAA GAAAGCTGGTGCTAAGTGTCTGGTTCACTGTAAAATGGGTGTGAGTCGTTCCGCCTCCACAGTGATCGCCTATGCCATGAAGGAGTATGGCTGGGACTTGGACACTGCCTTTGACTACGTAAAAGAGAGACGGGCGGTCACCAAACCAAACCCTTCCTTTATGAAACAGCTGGAGGAGTATCAGGGAATTCTGCTAGCCAG CAAACAAAGGCATAATAAGCTATGGCGCTCACACTCTGACAGTGACCTGTCAGATCGCCCGGAGTGGATGTGTAAACCTCAGTCTCACTCTCTGGACCGCTCCAActctcacaacaacaacacttccTCCCCCTCCTTACATCACTTCCTAGGTGCGGCCGTGCTGCAAGCACTTGGTGCTGAACCCGAAGACTCTGCCAAATCAAACGCCACACACACCTCTGACTCCCACACAGACTCGAACGGTGTGTGTGACTCACCAGGTCAGGAGGAGGTCAGATCAGATTGTGGATACCCTCCCCTGCTTCCCCTCCCCAGACCCCGAGCAGAAGGACTGGATAATTCATCGAGTGTGGCTGTCACTGTGCCTGTTGCTCTACCCCACCCTCCACCATCACTCCACATCGTACCCCCCACTCCTGAACTGCAGCGTGCTTTCCGGTGTCCTCCCACACATCTGTCCATTTCAGTGCCCAAACACAAACCAGTGGAACTGTCCCTCAATTTGCCTGAGCAAAGCAGCTCAGAAGAaatctctcctctccctttggGATCCACCGACTCCGACACAACAGATCAATCATTATCTGATTCAGCGAGTGACAAACACAGCCCCCTCAGCCCTGCTAACATCACTACCCTCCCCCTGGATATTCTCCTTGCTGCCAGTGATGACAACAATAACCCCAGTGAGTTACAGATAGGCAACTCCTTGGACGACCGCACCGAGGCCGATGGGTCGTCCATCCACAGCGCAGACAGCATCGACTTCTTCAGTGCCAGGGAAAAGTTTCTGGGCCTTGCCCAAGATGGCAGGTCCCGGACACTTTCTGAGCAGGCACAACAGAAGACAAATCTGTCCCTCGAGGAAAATGGAGAAACTGAAGATAAGGGTGAAGAGGAGCAAGGAAATGGGACAAATCAG GTGTCTCCACAGTCTGAAGACAGCGTCGAGAAAGCCAGCCCTGACCGACCTCATCACCCTTATCATGACAATGGAGTATCAGTCCGCCATATCGTTACAGAGATTGAAGCCATAAGCCACCCTGCCTCCTGCCTCCctactccctcctcctcctcttcctccccctcttcctcttcctcactcCTTCCATCCTCCTACAGTCCTCAGCTAATCCGACCAGAACATCTGATGGAGGCAGAGACTTCAGAAGTCACGCACGGCTCTCTAACTCCACCTTCCCAGCCACAGTCTCCCTCCATGCTGCCGTGCGATTGGCCGGCAGGCTCGGTACGGCGAGCCACAAAGCAGCTGGAGCAGAAGCTGAGGCAGGAAATGGGGAAGGCTGCATCTCAGCGATCTCCGGTGCACTCCCCCAGTGCTGAACACCCTCCTGTCAGACTGTTCCTGTGTCCCCTGAGCACTGAACATCCTCCCCTTCACTTCCCTCAGGACTGCACAGAAGAAAGTATCACTCAGGGAGAGATCACGGCCGGATCTGCTATGTCCAAAGATAGAGAAAAGCATAAAGAGTCACAAACAGAGCTCAACTCCTCAGACACGGACCACCTCCCTGACCCTTCATGCTCCCCCAAATCAAATATCAGCCAATCCTCTGGTGCTATTCTTATCAATATGCCAACATCCATAGATAGCCATATGCTGACATCATCACTGGCCTCTACTAGTCCGTTAGAAGACTTATCTCTAGATTCCTCAGCCCAGTCCCAAAGACAGAGCCAGCTCCACAACCAAAGCCAGCAACATCTGACCCCGCCTCAGGGCTGTTATAACCAAATAACTCTGGATGGGGTTACAGTGCAGGAGTCAGACACAGATGTGAGGCTGGAATCCTGTCCCCAGGGCGAGCGAGGGGGCTGTGATCCCGGCTGTGACGCCGAGAGCAGGCTGGCTCATGGCAGCCAGGAACTGGAGAGGATTCAGCAAACACTAAGAGAGCTGCAGGCTTTCCTCCATGAGGGTGTCTGCCTGGAGACGACAGACAGCGAAGATTACGAACTGGGGCAGCCTCAGGGCCTGAGAGACTCAGTTATGGACACAGAGCCAGGATCTTGTAAAGGGGGAAGTTCTGAACAAACCCCTCCAGGCCTGGAAGTAGGGCAGAGGCTCCGAGAGAGACAAGAGGGGAAGAGTTTTCTGGAGCCGATAGTGTGGCACAGAGCCATGGAGCTTGAGGCTCGTATCCGCCAGGCGGGCCTCACCCCTCCTTCTTTCATGAAGAGGTCGGCCTCCTTAGCTAAACTGGACTGTCTGGAGCTCTCAGCCAATGACCTCAGCGACTTAGATTTGAGGCCACACACCAGGACGACATCATCACACTCCCAGGACTCTTTCTCTTTGTCGACATCTCATCCCGACGACACCTGGAAAAAGCAGAAGGTGTTGGCTCAAAACAGTCTGTCCCGTGGCGCCAGGGATCTCGACGAGTCATTGTCATCACCGTCCCTCTGCTTCTCCTCTGCCCCTCATCAATTCCCAAAAGAGGACACGGGCGAGAGGGACGAGCCAGAAAGCAGCGGGAGCGGCACATCCGCTACAACACGTCAGCAGGGGAGGGGACACTCATCTAGACGGTCTCACAAAGGCTCTGCTGAGAAAAAGCAGCGAGCCGTCACTGTGCTATACAATACCATGTAA